One genomic segment of Paraburkholderia caffeinilytica includes these proteins:
- a CDS encoding IclR family transcriptional regulator, translating into MPSIVRPGAIRTDSDSTEPPEPFEAPEAPESDDESVEAGEEKLRSGIQSIEVGFRLLEVLTHEPRAMMLRDLAQRAGMSPAKAHRYLVSFLRLGVVAQDPLSGRYELGGFALQLGLARLARVDGVKLARIALAELRDRLDLTVGIAVWGNQGPTMVHWMESSHPAKASLKLGDVMPLLSSATGLLFAAYLPASKTAAMLERELADSRRSSHMGGPRTRDEVERVLAEVRQHEAARVEGMLLPTIHAFCMPVFDSTGDLALGLIALGHEGAFDIRWGGEIDMALRECAQKLSYELGYSATPR; encoded by the coding sequence ATGCCTTCAATTGTGCGCCCCGGCGCGATCCGTACCGACTCCGACTCCACTGAACCGCCGGAACCGTTCGAAGCACCCGAAGCGCCCGAATCCGACGACGAAAGCGTCGAGGCCGGCGAGGAGAAACTGCGTTCCGGCATCCAGTCGATCGAAGTCGGTTTCAGATTGCTCGAGGTGCTGACCCACGAACCGCGCGCGATGATGCTGCGCGATCTGGCGCAGCGTGCCGGCATGAGTCCGGCGAAAGCGCACCGCTATCTGGTGAGTTTCCTGCGCCTTGGCGTGGTGGCGCAGGATCCCCTGTCGGGCCGCTACGAACTGGGCGGTTTCGCGTTGCAACTGGGGCTTGCGCGGCTTGCCCGTGTCGACGGCGTGAAGCTCGCGCGCATCGCGCTCGCCGAACTGCGCGACCGGCTCGATCTGACGGTGGGCATCGCGGTGTGGGGCAATCAGGGACCGACGATGGTCCATTGGATGGAGTCGAGTCATCCCGCCAAGGCGTCGCTCAAGCTCGGCGACGTGATGCCGCTGCTTAGTTCCGCCACCGGTCTGCTGTTCGCCGCCTATCTCCCGGCGAGCAAGACCGCCGCGATGCTGGAGCGCGAACTGGCCGATTCGCGCCGCTCGTCGCACATGGGCGGGCCGCGCACGCGGGACGAGGTCGAGCGGGTGCTGGCGGAGGTGCGGCAGCACGAGGCAGCGCGCGTGGAAGGCATGTTGCTGCCGACCATCCACGCGTTCTGCATGCCGGTCTTCGACTCCACCGGCGATCTCGCGCTCGGCCTGATCGCGCTCGGCCACGAAGGCGCGTTCGATATCCGCTGGGGCGGTGAAATCGATATGGCGCTGCGCGAATGTGCGCAAAAACTTTCGTATGAGCTCGGGTATAGTGCGACGCCACGCTGA
- a CDS encoding fumarylacetoacetate hydrolase family protein, with amino-acid sequence MKLATLKDGTRDGQLIVVSRDLHTAAVADAIAPTMQRVLDDWAFYAPQLQDLYDALNQGRARNTFPFEAKECMAPLPRAFQWADGSSYVNHVELVRRARGAEMPPEFWTDPLMYQGGSDDFIGPKDDVLCASEEFGIDFEAEVAVITTDVPMGATPDQALRSVRLVTLVNDVSLRNLIPAELAKGFGFFQSKPATSFAPVAVTPDELGESWREGRVHRPMIVHWNNKKVGQPDAGTDMVFHFGQLISHAAKTRNLRAGAIVGSGTVSNKDAKRGYCCIAEKRCLETIEHGAPQTGFMKFGDTVKIEMFDEAGKSIFGSIEQGIAPLD; translated from the coding sequence ATGAAACTTGCCACGCTGAAGGACGGCACGCGCGACGGTCAGCTGATTGTCGTGTCCCGCGACCTGCACACCGCGGCCGTCGCCGACGCAATCGCGCCCACCATGCAGCGCGTGCTCGACGACTGGGCGTTCTACGCGCCGCAATTGCAGGACCTGTACGACGCGCTCAACCAGGGCCGCGCGCGCAACACCTTCCCGTTCGAGGCCAAAGAATGCATGGCGCCGCTGCCGCGTGCGTTTCAGTGGGCCGACGGTTCGTCGTACGTGAACCATGTGGAACTGGTGCGGCGCGCACGAGGCGCGGAGATGCCGCCGGAATTCTGGACCGATCCGCTGATGTACCAGGGCGGCAGCGACGACTTCATCGGTCCGAAAGACGATGTGCTGTGCGCATCCGAAGAATTCGGCATCGACTTCGAAGCGGAAGTCGCCGTGATCACCACCGACGTGCCGATGGGCGCCACCCCCGATCAGGCGCTCAGAAGCGTGCGACTGGTGACGCTCGTCAACGACGTCTCGCTGCGCAATCTGATTCCCGCCGAACTCGCGAAGGGCTTCGGCTTTTTCCAGAGCAAGCCGGCCACCTCGTTCGCGCCGGTCGCGGTGACGCCGGACGAACTCGGCGAGAGCTGGCGCGAGGGGCGCGTGCACCGGCCGATGATCGTCCACTGGAACAACAAGAAGGTCGGCCAGCCCGACGCCGGCACCGACATGGTGTTCCACTTCGGCCAGTTGATCTCGCACGCGGCGAAAACGCGCAACCTGCGCGCCGGCGCGATTGTCGGTTCGGGCACGGTGTCGAACAAGGATGCGAAGCGCGGCTATTGCTGTATCGCTGAGAAGCGCTGCCTCGAGACCATCGAGCACGGTGCGCCGCAAACCGGGTTCATGAAGTTTGGCGATACCGTGAAGATCGAGATGTTCGACGAAGCAGGCAAGTCGATTTTCGGTTCGATCGAGCAGGGCATCGCACCACTGGATTGA